A genomic region of Planctomycetota bacterium contains the following coding sequences:
- a CDS encoding carbon-nitrogen hydrolase family protein, with product MWLAALALSALQDGEAGEWTPASVRDALAPRSWVETVDGVRCLGLAGRGDDAVDGRWTRTVPVEAGAWYRFSVRYRARNVRQPARSVLARLVWLDASGAPMRPMEYPYTALHADPDGWTPMAGVYRAPEKAARARLELHLRWAAHGEVLFRDAALTPAAPPAPRRVTLAAVHHRPRKPATPQQNLERFGSLVEEAARRKADIVCLPEGITVVGTGRTYADVAEPVPGPTTRFLGERAARLRVWIVAGIYERDEGRVYNTAVLLGRDGSLAGKYRKVCLPDEEIEGGITPGTDYPVFDTDFGRIGLFICWDVHFPEVAREMAARGAEVLFLPIWGGNELLAQARAVENQVYVVASGYDFRTGIFDPTGRRVADASADPEVIVAEADLNERRLWPWLGEWRARIWREGPPRR from the coding sequence ATGTGGCTCGCCGCCCTCGCGCTCTCGGCTCTTCAGGACGGCGAGGCCGGGGAATGGACCCCCGCCTCCGTCCGCGACGCGCTGGCGCCGCGCTCGTGGGTCGAAACCGTGGACGGCGTTCGATGCCTGGGCCTGGCCGGCCGCGGCGACGACGCCGTGGACGGCCGCTGGACCCGCACGGTTCCCGTGGAAGCCGGCGCCTGGTACCGCTTCTCCGTCCGTTACCGGGCGCGCAACGTCCGGCAACCCGCCCGCAGCGTTCTGGCGCGCCTCGTGTGGCTGGACGCCTCGGGCGCCCCGATGCGCCCCATGGAGTATCCCTACACGGCGCTCCATGCCGATCCGGACGGCTGGACCCCCATGGCGGGCGTCTACCGCGCCCCCGAAAAGGCCGCCCGCGCGCGCCTGGAGCTTCACCTCCGATGGGCCGCCCACGGGGAGGTTCTCTTCCGGGACGCCGCGCTCACGCCCGCCGCGCCGCCCGCCCCGCGGCGCGTCACGCTGGCCGCCGTCCACCACCGGCCCCGCAAGCCCGCCACGCCCCAGCAGAACCTCGAGCGCTTCGGGAGTCTCGTCGAAGAGGCCGCCCGCCGCAAGGCCGATATCGTGTGCCTTCCCGAGGGAATCACCGTCGTCGGCACCGGACGCACGTACGCCGACGTGGCCGAGCCCGTGCCCGGCCCCACCACCCGCTTCCTCGGCGAACGGGCGGCGCGCCTGCGCGTGTGGATCGTGGCCGGAATCTACGAGCGCGACGAGGGCCGCGTCTACAACACCGCCGTCCTCCTGGGACGCGACGGCTCGCTCGCCGGCAAGTACCGAAAGGTCTGCCTGCCCGACGAGGAAATCGAGGGAGGCATCACTCCCGGCACGGACTATCCCGTCTTCGACACCGATTTCGGCCGCATCGGCCTTTTCATCTGCTGGGACGTCCATTTCCCGGAAGTGGCGCGCGAGATGGCCGCCCGCGGCGCCGAGGTGCTCTTTCTTCCCATCTGGGGCGGCAACGAACTCCTGGCCCAGGCCCGCGCCGTCGAAAACCAGGTGTACGTCGTCGCCAGCGGCTACGACTTCCGCACCGGGATCTTCGACCCCACCGGACGCCGCGTGGCCGACGCGTCCGCCGATCCGGAGGTGATCGTCGCCGAAGCGGATCTCAACGAACGGCGCCTCTGGCCGTGGCTCGGAGAATGGCGCGCCCGCATCTGGCGGGAAGGCCCGCCCCGCCGCTGA